The following DNA comes from Musa acuminata AAA Group cultivar baxijiao chromosome BXJ1-4, Cavendish_Baxijiao_AAA, whole genome shotgun sequence.
TCTTTAGATGTTTGTAAAAGACACCAAATATATTTGGTTATAGTCCATCACCCCAAATGCACTTGGCTATTTAACTAGCCTTAGTTACAAGTATCTTCAACCCTTTTTGCTCTCGATGGGCAAGCAATTCAAGGAGCAACTTTGAGTACCTAAGTAACAATAATAATGTGTATGTATAGTTTTGCGGTCTGAGTGTTTTGCTGTATTATTCATGAGAAAGTCTATACGTCAACAAGGATTCACCATTAAGAGTTTAATACTATTATCTTATTCATatgttattcttttttttttttttttagtttgatcGATATTTCTACTAACTTATCCCACATAATATTCCAAACTTATACATCCTTGATGGATTTAATAGCTTGGTGTTTCTTAATAGTAGTTCAGTTTGTTCTCTTATGAGAAGTAGAAGAGATCGTACGTGACCTTACGAATGATATGCAGCATTCTAGAATAGAGCTTACAGGTTAGATTGTTAGCTTTCCGCTCACTAGTCATTGCGAACTTGCTTTGTGAACACAATGAATGAATATAACAAGCAATAATAATAAGGGACTTGTGAAGATTACGTGCTTTGCTGCACCTCAAATCATCACACATATTTTCCACGACATTTCATGTGCTAAGCAACTGTAGGTTTCCGGCCTTATTCGATGCAATTTCTACACTTGGATACATAAACAGCGAACGACACAAGAAATAAGACAAAACATGGCATGGAATCGTCCCACTCATGTAGGAACCACAACTATTGACAATTCATTCGATGGCCAATAATGTTAGCTTCCTTGTCTGGGGGCGTCGAGCTCAATAATAAGATTAGAAATTTATTTTCAGATTAACAAGTCGTATCTCTGGGATGAAAATTATCCGCATGCCTACATCCATTGATATGCATTAAGCGTTTAGGtgaaaatatttttcagaattaaTCAACcacttaattattaaaaatagatTAGTAATGTAGTTAAATTAGTAAAATAAGTTAATGTGTGGTTTTTGAAGTTTTGTTTGTAATAAAAGAACCACtaaaaacctttgtgattttatagaaGGTGCTTccatttttaattttcttattatatatatatttttttaataacctAAATATCTCTCGTTCGTCGTCGTTCGTTGCTTTCGTATGGTCACATTTGTTTCATCGACTGATTGTTTTTGCCTTCTCGTTTTCATGTCACTCTTCCGACCCAATCTCATCATCGTGAAGCCTCCATCCTCAATGTTGATCATTGTTGCTCATGACATCAACAACTTATCTCTCGATTTTTCGATcttcacataattttttttatttttcatattatcTTTGTCAAATAATAGGAGAGGACTTAAGATAGAGATAATCACGATGGAAGGAAGGTGATCAAACAAAGATCACGAGTCTTgttattagaaataaaaaaaattaaaaattaaaaactaaGACACTTAAAAAAAACCTAAAAAACAAAGGACGAATACTTTTACTAATTCCTTGGTATTTATGTTTTTACAAGTATGCACTATATATTTCGTCTCACTCTTTAAAACACCTCCGTGTTGTCTAATCCGGCAGAAAAAGAGTAAACAAGAGACTTTTGTCCCCGCGACTCTACACCCTGTTAGACGCCGGACAGAGTTTCCAAAGGCTTCTCAATAGGAACCGATCAATATCTGTCACGTGGATAATTGATAAGTCATGCCTTCCATTTAGACGGCGAAATGGTGTAGTTGGGCTTAGGATAAACAGGCGATCCTCACCAATCTGACACAGGGGATGGACGTCAGAACAGAGTAACAGCCGCAGGACTTGAGAAAGaggagcaaaaaataaaaaaaaaagagatcaagaAATTTTCTGGAGGATTCGCGAGAGAAGAATCTCGAGGAGGACGAGACGAAGAAGGAAATCAACGGCGTTTCCGATAGGTAGGaggttttcttctctttggactTTCCCTTCTCTGGATTCTCTTTCGCAATTCATCTCATTGTACCCGGATTCTGCAACTCGAAACACTTCCATGCTGACATTTGGATTTTGAGCGTGTTGATAGCGGCGTATAATTATTCCTGTCTTTGGTTTTGCAAAATCCGTTCTTTAGTTGTTCGATGACATCGTTCATTGCTCTTTGGTTGATAAAAACCCTAGCTTTGCCATTTGTCTTCCCCCTTTTCGTCGATTTCTTGTTTTGTGCGGTTTGGAGCTGACTCTATTGTGTTGATATTTGTGCTTTAAGTTGGATAAGGTGAAAAATGATCTTGAGGCTTCATTACAGCATGGAATTTCACGCTGAGATGTTCGTGTGTTGGTGGATCTCTTGATCTGTGATCTCAATATGGCGGTGTTTGGAGATACACAACTGTCGAGGTCCGCCGGAGTCCATATACAAGGTGGACAGCTGAGACCTTTTCATACACTTATCTGCTGTAGGTATACACGTATTTCTAACACTTGCTTGAAAATGAAAGAGAAATGTGTTCTCCTGTGCTTAAAATGAAGTGCAAGTTTAGACTGCAGCACTTTTATGAGGCCACTATCGAGTTGAAATAAAGGAGAGTCTTGCATTGTCCGTGTCATGCATGGCAATGAGCTTTTAGTTTGAATCGGTTCGTGCCGGAAGTGTTCATATGTCGTATCAGAATCTGTGAACTTTGCCTTAAACTCAAATTGTTAAGCACGACGACGTTGTTAGGGTTTGATTGTTAGTGTAGCTACCTATTGTCATCATATTCATAATTAACTTCAGATGCTTCAAGCAATAATTCATTAGATTTATAGTCACAAATGTCATTAATTTGTAAAGATAAGATGGTCATGGCTTGGTGACTTTGTTCCATATATGCAACTGAAACtgattaagaaagaaagaaatagaagTTCTTTAGACTTCCTGAGGTAGATTTTCTTGGAAAGTGTTGCTGCTGCATTTACAACCAAATTTTACATTGTGCACAAGGGCTAGTTCATAATTTTTGTCTGCATACTAGCTTCATTGACAGTAACCTGATTTTGGAAAAGGTAGCATTAGGAATCTTATTCCAATGTAATTATCACTGTTTTTTTATTTATGGTGATGAGCCAGATCCACATTTTTCTTCCCTAATATAGCCATTTGGACGAATTTAACTTGGAGAGAGCTTGTGACAGATAAATTTTagtatcaaattatttttttactgttCCTTTCCCCTTATAGCTCGTTACTCTTTTCTGCTCATGTGCTTTATAATTTTCTTCATGAGTTAACAAATGTCATGAGAGCAACAAAGCATAATACTTATCATGTGATGTAATGTACTACTCCTTGGCATCATTGCCTATAGAATGGTGGTGTGAGCAACTGCAGATGATGGGATTTGTATCAAGGATTAGGGTTTGGTGCTTGGCGTTAATTGGGGAGAAAAATGTAGAATTGACAGTGAATATTAGGTGAGAAGGGATTTGTTGATGCGAAAAATGGGTCTTCTATTAACTGATGAGGACATAATAGTATCTTTACCTTGTCAGGCTAACCATTTACTTGATATGATGTATTGGCTAACATGACCCTAGATAAATGTACCATCATGACAGGGCATTCATGTTAAATGCCTAAGTTTAGAATGTTGAGTGTAATTCAATATTTTTGAAAGGGAATTAGCCATTTTAAGGATGTTTATATGTAAAAAAGCAATAGACACAAATATTAAATGGCAGCACATAATCTTTAACGAATTTCTTCcatttatgtgacaaatattgacTAGAAGATAGTAGTAGTAAAATAATTGATGAAATAAGGTATATTCATAGGTCCTCATGCTGTCACTTGCCGTTTTCACATTTTCTTGCAATTATTTGGTAGATTAAATTGTGTACGTAATGCATCTTAGACATCTCTTAATAATTTGTAATTAAATTATACTGTTTTCTTTGAGGAACAATCACAGTCTAAAACAAAACCTTTAAAGAAAAGGCAACAAACTAATTGTTAGATTTAAAATTAAACATGTACACAAAACGTAAAAGTTGTAATCTATATTTGATACTTTGCTAATAAATAAGTTAAGTCACTCATCTATACCTAACTACCTAATAAAAGAACAATAATATTTAGAGCGTTTTTTAAATGAAAACAAAGTAATCTAGTGTCATACAAACTACTGCTTGTTCTAACTTAATCCAATCTTGGGACTGTAGGGCCATGCTGACAGTCATGTGGGCATCTATAAGGTATGCTATTCTACTTATGATTACTCCTAGTACTTCTAGTCTTCCAAATATGTTGGAAAATTTAACAAGAACAGGATGTTCTTCATGTTCTAGTATTGTTGTGCAATTATCATCTATGGGCTATTACTACCATGTTTGCTATTATCTTTAACCACAACAATGTGGTTTATACAGAATGATGAGAAATTGACAAGAAGCTATTTGAAGACCTACAGAGCATGAGGATTTGATGACAACTCTTTGCTTTGCTGTAACCATGTTAACCTTCTTAAGGAGCAGAATGATGAAGAACAAAAGAAGTTAATGCCTCTTAAGGAGAGGGTGGTAATATCTGGTTGAAGTAGCTCTCTTCCACAGAACTAGTTACTCTCTTTTGCCATCAAGTTTTCTCCTATAAGCATTACATGAACTTTTTCCTGAGTGCACCTGTGCTTACtttgttttgatatatatataacctTAAAAACATATCAACATATGTGGCTGAATGAGCACTTCTAATAAAACTTTGGCAGATACTGGAAATTTTGCATTCATCCTACAAATCAATTGTGCTTATGGATGATGTTGGACAAAGAGAAAATGGGAGACACAAGACTGATCAATATAGAACTGCTCATGCACAGGTATAATAAAAATAGTTTTCAGCAATTACTGATTCCTTTATGACACCGTTTGTATCAAATTTAGAAACTTGAAAAGTCATAAATTTAGCAAAATTAGTTTCCTGTTTGGTACACCCGATTTGGAACAGCTTTAGCTGTTGGTATGATTAGACCAGAGAATCACTTGCTTTGGGTTTCTAATTCTGATTTCAGAGTTGGCTAGCCTTTTGGCATTTAAAACCAACTTTTAGACATTTGAACATGATGAATTTTACTTGGCTTTCCAGAATCTTCTGTTCTAGTTTGCCTGATTAGAATTTTGTTTAATTATCATTAAGGGATGttcttctctactttcatcagtaTTAAACATGTCAACTGCAAAATCTTGGTGTTGGTGCTATGAAATATGATAATAACTTAGATTTTAAGTTGAACCTCCAAAATAAATGCATGAGCAGTCCAAGTTGTAGAATCAGAATGCAGGCCTTACTGCTCTCTGATGTTGGTCTTTTTCCTGAATCAGAATGCAGGCCTTACTTGCACTTACATTTTTGTCTAAAATCATTTTTAGCTCCACTTCATGTTTAAAAAAGAAACCTTTTGATTATACTTGCATAAAATGAGGATATGGGACTTGTGAAACTTCCTTTTTGTGTTTTATCCTGGTCAATTCATGTTTTGCAGCACGAGCACTATCCCGCCTAAAGAAAATTAATCACCAATTGTTAGCTAATTAGCCATCCACTTCATCACACAACACAATTTGAAGACTAGACATGGATCATAATACACCTTTATATAGCTTAAGTTGTTGATCTTATTATTCTATTTGGATGTGGTTACAGTGGATGTTGCCTCAACATCAGCTTAAGGAGAATCAAACCATAAAGCTCCTTATGGCTGAACGGGAAAAAGCTCTCCAAGAACGAGACATGGCCATCACTGAGAAGAAAGCTGCTCTGGTTGAGCGAGACATGGCATACCTCCAGCGTGATGCTGCAGTTGCGGAGAGGAATAGTGCCATCATAGAACGTGACAATGCGATTGGAGCACTTGAATATGCCCGTGAGAATGGCATGAGTGGTAACTGTACAACTGGGTGTCACCATGGTTCCCATGGGACAAAGCATATTTACAACCACCAGCAGCAACACCTTCAGCATATCCACTCTCCCCAACAGCAGTTACATGATGCTCCTAGCAAACAAACACGAGAGACACCAACGAATGAGGCATCTCCCGACTCAGGTGGTTCAGAAACTGGAACGAAGTTCAATAAGGCTAAAAGGTCAAGGAAGGAGAGTAAAGTACTAGCCTCTTCatccaaaaagatgatgaaggcaCCTCGGAGGAGTAAAAAGGGTGGGAGTGATGATTTGAACAAGCAGGTAACTATTGCAAGGACGACTGGTGAGTGGAGAGGTGAAATTGGAGTTGGAGAAGATCTAAACAAGCAGGTTTCTTTGACAAAGCATCATGAATGGAAGAGTCAGGACTTAGGTCTGAACCAGGTCTCTTTTGATGACACGACAATGCCAGTGCCAGTCTGCTCGTGCACCGGAAAATATCAACAGTGCTACAAGTGGGGGAATGGAGGGTGGCAGTCTGCCTGCTGTACCACGACTCTTTCCATGTATCCACTTCCAGTCATACCCAGCAAGCGCCATGCACGAGTTGCAGGGCGCAAGATGAGCGGTAGTGCATTCAGAAAGCTCCTAAGCAGACTAGCAGCGGAAGGCTATGATTTGTCTCTACCGGTGGACCTCAAAGACCACTGGGCTAAGCACGGCACCAATCGCTACATCACCATCAAGTGATTCTGTTAAGAGTTCTATGAGTCAGGGAATGTGGTTTGTCGTCTTGAATCTCTCTGGGCAGGTATGTAGCAGGTAAGTCACCACTGTATGTAAGCATATGTCTTTTGGCCAGTGTTGTTTTATGCAGTAGTAGTTAAAACACTACCTATTACTGGTTGTCATGGCTTTTGTTAACTGTAACATATGCATCAATTTCAAGAACCTTGGCCCCAAAAAAAAAGTTCCTTCTCTTGAACTCTTTGGCATATAGGGTCACTAGACTCATTATCACTAagatctttttagttatttcccaGTTCTCAAATCATGACTCCAAAAGTAATTGTATATTTCTTTCTAAACTGACACTCTTAATAGGAAAAAGTAGAAATATCTGGTACTTTTGTGATAAAACTAGATCTTGTTTCGGAATTTTAGTTTGTATGCTATCGATGCTATATCTGTTATTGGTACTTACATTGCTGCCAATAAATGCCAGCACAATTCATGGTGGTGTTTGTTGTTTATTTAAAGGGAGATTTCACTTTGGCCTGGATTCTTTTTCATGTATCTTATCTTCCAGAACAAAGAACTAAAACCTTCAGGATTAGCAGCTACCCTGATCTCCACTGCAAAACAGTTGATAGAACAACATTAAGCAACCAATGATTCTTAAATCCTGTTTTTCTTCTGAAAAATCTGAGTTGGTTGGCACTGGATTCAAAGAACATGAATGTTTAGTGTTTAAAGAGTTCGATCTGTGAGATATGCTATGATGATTTAGACAGCAAGGAAGCTTCGTCATCTTTGTTGGAAGCAAAATGAAGAGATTTGCACAGTTGGGGAAATCAAAACAGTGCAAATATGTTCATTTTCTTTTCAATCAAGATGATGAAACTTAATTACTGCCTAAAGCATAATAGAATATCAGTTAAATTTGCGATAAATGAGgtaaatgaatgaatgaatgaagttTGGAGAGTGTGTTTACAGAGATGATTCAGACTTTGAACTGATGTGATGCCTTCTCTGTGGCCAACTCGATGAACATAACTAATCATCAAACCCGTCTCTACCGGCTGTTTGTTTCCTTTCTTTTCGCTTGACTTGTGGTTTCTTTGAAGGGATTCCTCTGGCAACGAAAGCATTCATCGTATTGTGCTGCTGGAAAGAGAAAAGATTCCCACCAAGGACACACTATATTGAGTGTCCTTTACGCCAAGTCCACCCATCTCTTCTGTGTCTCATCTTGTAAAATACAATTTACAATAGTCATGTCCAATATACAGATCATTTATTTGGATAGTGATAATGTTAGACAATAATGTAAATCTGGCTGCTCAAAAGGATGCATGTGACTCCATTTTTCACTTTCATTTCTTCTCAGTCCACCATTTTTGGTGGGGTCATCTCAAATTATGATGTGGGAGTTAACACAACATCGACAGCCCAATAGAGTAATCCATCTTTAGCTGAAATGGACTCCATCAATCATTGCTCCAGAAAGGTTTCCTTTTGAGCTCTGGGTTTGGCTTGCTGGTGAGCTAAAGTCTCTAGGAATCTTATTCTATTCCAATCACATAAAAGAGTTGCCAAAGAGCACCACTCGGTTGCTGTTAATATGATGGTGTCATCTCCTGTCTCTGCTTCACAAACAAGCAACACTCTTTGTCTTTCTTAATCCCTCTTCTTTCTCTGCTTAAACAAGAACATGCATCTGTTAGAGATAAAAAAGGCATTCACCAAATAGTAGCTATCATCTGCTTGGTAGCATCTAACCAAGACAAACCAGTCATTTAGCCAACACTAAGAGAGCTTAAACCCTCTTTCTAAACACAGTAGCTGACTTCCGTTTTGCCACGTTTTTGTTTGTCTGGACCAGACACCATATAGCCAACCACAAACACAAGAGATTCTCCATTTctagtgctctctctctctctctctcccatacATTGTGACAGCCAGTATCATGCACATTTTGTTCAGAGCAGAGCCATACAAAGCTTGGTTTTCCACAACATTTGAGAAGAGGTCTACAAGTCTTCAAGCCCTCACCGTGCCTTTCGTTTTTGGCCTTCTTCCGACTCTGGCTAGGGATGGGAGACGGCATGAAACAATCAATGGTTCCACCGAGCTCGAGCAGAGATGTACGTTCACCCCCACGAACCTTTCCCCTCCCCACGCATTAATTTCTGAAGCCCGGAAAGAGGAGAAATATGGGCGGAAAGCGAGACAGAGGGACAGAAACTGGGCCTATACCACGTGCTTCCCCATCTCCTTCGGTTCACCGGCGGAACTCCCCACCAATTTAATACCGCTTCCCCCTAATAATAAACCGCTCACCTACTCCTTCCTTCCACTTTGTTGTTAATGCCACTGCTCTATTTACGCCGCACAACGGCCATGTCGACGACGGTGACCGCACccctccccgccgccgccgctagTATAGTCCTCTCGCCTCACAGATGAACTAACCGCCGTCTAAAATGAGAAGCCGC
Coding sequences within:
- the LOC135581677 gene encoding barley B recombinant-like protein D isoform X1 yields the protein MPLKERVILEILHSSYKSIVLMDDVGQRENGRHKTDQYRTAHAQWMLPQHQLKENQTIKLLMAEREKALQERDMAITEKKAALVERDMAYLQRDAAVAERNSAIIERDNAIGALEYARENGMSGNCTTGCHHGSHGTKHIYNHQQQHLQHIHSPQQQLHDAPSKQTRETPTNEASPDSGGSETGTKFNKAKRSRKESKVLASSSKKMMKAPRRSKKGGSDDLNKQVTIARTTGEWRGEIGVGEDLNKQVSLTKHHEWKSQDLGLNQVSFDDTTMPVPVCSCTGKYQQCYKWGNGGWQSACCTTTLSMYPLPVIPSKRHARVAGRKMSGSAFRKLLSRLAAEGYDLSLPVDLKDHWAKHGTNRYITIK
- the LOC135581677 gene encoding barley B recombinant-like protein D isoform X2, which gives rise to MPLKERILEILHSSYKSIVLMDDVGQRENGRHKTDQYRTAHAQWMLPQHQLKENQTIKLLMAEREKALQERDMAITEKKAALVERDMAYLQRDAAVAERNSAIIERDNAIGALEYARENGMSGNCTTGCHHGSHGTKHIYNHQQQHLQHIHSPQQQLHDAPSKQTRETPTNEASPDSGGSETGTKFNKAKRSRKESKVLASSSKKMMKAPRRSKKGGSDDLNKQVTIARTTGEWRGEIGVGEDLNKQVSLTKHHEWKSQDLGLNQVSFDDTTMPVPVCSCTGKYQQCYKWGNGGWQSACCTTTLSMYPLPVIPSKRHARVAGRKMSGSAFRKLLSRLAAEGYDLSLPVDLKDHWAKHGTNRYITIK
- the LOC135581677 gene encoding barley B recombinant-like protein D isoform X3 yields the protein MDDVGQRENGRHKTDQYRTAHAQWMLPQHQLKENQTIKLLMAEREKALQERDMAITEKKAALVERDMAYLQRDAAVAERNSAIIERDNAIGALEYARENGMSGNCTTGCHHGSHGTKHIYNHQQQHLQHIHSPQQQLHDAPSKQTRETPTNEASPDSGGSETGTKFNKAKRSRKESKVLASSSKKMMKAPRRSKKGGSDDLNKQVTIARTTGEWRGEIGVGEDLNKQVSLTKHHEWKSQDLGLNQVSFDDTTMPVPVCSCTGKYQQCYKWGNGGWQSACCTTTLSMYPLPVIPSKRHARVAGRKMSGSAFRKLLSRLAAEGYDLSLPVDLKDHWAKHGTNRYITIK